Genomic DNA from Epinephelus moara isolate mb chromosome 24, YSFRI_EMoa_1.0, whole genome shotgun sequence:
aatgtattttaaacaaCAACTTACTTCCAGAGCTTGACAAGGTTGTCGCAGCCTCCGGAGACAAAGCGTTTGACGTAGTTTGGTTTCTGTCCTGACGGCTGATCAATCAGGCTGCCTGGAACTACAGCAGGAGCCCAGCTCACTGCGTTACAACCAATCTGCAGGACAATTACATCCAAGTtaataaacagaaacaaatctGTAAAACGGCTCGAGCTACACAACATGACcgtgcaaaaaaaaagtattaataaGCAGAGTGAAACAGAAATTTAGATCATTCTAGACATTTTTTCCATCTCGTGCATTGATGGAAATACACAGAAACATCAGTTCTGCAGTACTCAGAAGAGTCTCAGACTTACAGTGTGTGCGTTGCTGATCTTCTTGACGTCCCACTGCTGATCACCAGTGAATGTGAGAAGGGAAATGGCTCCATCTGAGCTGCCGCAGGCCAGGATCAGACCAAAGTCATACGGACCCCAGCAGACAGAGTTTACTGCGGAGACACAggaacagatttaaaaacaaagttgCAAGAGAATCAGTCACACTGAGTTCTGGAACTGCAACCAAAACACTAGTGATTTTATCTGAAGGAAGGAGACGAAGACACAACCAAAAATGGGAAAATTAATGTTATCAAAACCAGACGACACCTGAACACACAGCAGAGCTACTGACCCGATGACTCGTGCCCGCAGTATTCATACATCTTGTCCCAGGCTCCGTTCTCCTCCTTCCAGATGATGACTTTACGGTCGTAGGAACAGGAAGCCAGAATGTTGCCAAACATCGGGTGAGCCCACGCCACCTGCCACACAGGACCCTCGTGGCTACACAAAtatagagacaaaaaaatttaagtgaaaatatgtgtgtgaaacaaacTATGTCATACAAATGTGCCAATAATTAAGGGAAAAGCTTACATGTGATTTCAGTGTTACAGCccagattaaaaaacaatttcttAAATGTATGATCTGACAAAATAATCGGGTATTACAGGAGAAGAACTTACAAACAGAATAATAATTTTATCAATACTTATGTGGCTGCAGTTTATTTATgcattgtaatttattttaatgtatttatctacGTGAAGTGACATCAGCTCCCTGCTTTGGTGGTGGTAACGAGGGTGTCTTACCCTCTGAGGTCTGCTACAAGGATCTGCCCTCCATTTCTGACATCAAAGATTTTTACGGTGCGGTCAGAGGAGCAGGTGGCGAGTCGAGTACCGTAGTAATCCATCTGGGCGTCGTGCTGAAACAGACAGAACAAGACATGAAATGAGAAAACTATCTCACACTCTACCTTTCCTTTCCAGCAAGACTGACACTATCAGCTAAATAATCCAAGACTGCAGCGTGTTCATAAGAAGTATTTAACA
This window encodes:
- the sec13 gene encoding protein SEC13 homolog; the protein is MVSVINTVDTSHEDMIHDAQMDYYGTRLATCSSDRTVKIFDVRNGGQILVADLRGHEGPVWQVAWAHPMFGNILASCSYDRKVIIWKEENGAWDKMYEYCGHESSVNSVCWGPYDFGLILACGSSDGAISLLTFTGDQQWDVKKISNAHTIGCNAVSWAPAVVPGSLIDQPSGQKPNYVKRFVSGGCDNLVKLWKEEDGQWKEDQKLEAHSDWVRDVGWAPSIGLPTSTIASCSQDGRVFIWTCDDPAGNTWTAKLLHKFNDVVWHVSWSITGNILAVSGGDNKVTLWKESMDGQWACISDVSKGQGAVSTITDTQQNEQ